The genomic interval CTCTTGGTAGTGCGGTGTTCTCATGGAATTCTAAAAAGTAAGAAATTGTAGCTCAATCTTCTGCTGAGGCAGAGTACATAGCCACTGCAGCAGTAGCAAATCAAGCTCAGTGGTTGAGGAAAGTTTTGTCAAATTTGGGAGTGGTTCTGAATAAGAGAATTCTCTTTAATGTTGATAATCAATCTACCATTACTATTGCAAAGAATCCAGTGCATCATGGCAGGACCAAACACATTCGagtcaaatttcatgctttaaGGGATGCTATGAAGAACAATGAAGTTGAATTGAAATACTACTCAACTGAAGATCAACTTGCTGATATTTTTAACAAGGGGCTTAATCGTGAGAGGTTTGAGTTTTTAAGATCTTGTTTAGGTGTTTACCAAACTAAAGATCAAGGAGGTGTGTTAGAAAGGTGATCTTTATTTGGTTAATGAAAAGCTGTGAGCtgcagaagaagaaagaatcaGATGGCAGGCTCCAACGACAAATTGAAGTAGTCGTTGGAGTCAAAACGCAGCAAGCAGGAGTCGTTTTGTTTGACAAATTTGTTTGTTAATGAAACGGTGCAGGAGTCTGTTGTTTCActtagttttcttttatattttactaTTACGGTGTCGTTTTGTACTTCTTGTAAGGCTTTAAGCCAAGTTTGTTTTAGTTTATTGTTCTGATTGCTTGGCACTAGTTTTCACGGTGAATGTGAGCTGAGTTCAAGCTTGATTCATTTTGCTTGAAAGCCATTGCTACATTTTAAGATCTAGGCAgtttttgaattcaaaatttctCATATAAATACTGAAAATGTACTAAGCAGTGTGAAGTATTCTAGAACAAATTTTCACTACTCTGtttaaaacttttattctCCTTTctctgcttcttcttctttattaTCTGGAATTCATAAATACTTACAAAGTTTAACAGGTGAAGCCTATGAACAAGGTTAGGCCCACCCCACAAAAATCTTCACTGTATTTTGTTAATTGAGCTCCATACAGTAGCTAGCATTTGAAAAAGTAACATGTAGAACATCGAAATACTATTTAGgacaaattttaaaagagtaaCCCGACCCCCCATAAAAAAAGTCTTGGCTTTCCATGGGGCTAGTTTGCTTTCAAATCGTTGTATAATAAGTTGCCACATGCTTATAGAGTTCTATCTAGCACCCAAGGGGAGTCCTAGGCAGGTAGAAGGGAGTTTGCCAGCTTTATAGCTGATTTGATCAGCCCATGCTTCTACAATATTTTGGTTAATGCCAACACTATAAAGCTAACTTTTCTAGAAGTTTATTTTTAACCTAGAGATTGTTTAGAAGCACCTTAAAATGCGTTTAATATTGACAAGAGAACAAAAGTTAGGGTTCGAAAAAATTATCGTATCGTCAGCATATTGGATATGGGAGACTTGTACCCCAAAACGGCCCATCGCAACACCCTTCACCAGCTTCTATCTGTTGCCTTGTACATCATAGAGCTGATAACCTCAAGTACTAAATTAAAGAGCAAGGGGAAAAAAAGGCAGCCTTGTCGAAGTCCTCTACCCATCTTAACCTCTTTTGTGATAGAGAGGTTAGCAAGAATAAAGATAGAGGTAGTGGTGATGCATGCCTGTATCCACTGTCTCCATTTTCTACCAAACCCCATGATAGTCATAACATAGTCAGGAAAATCCCAAGCAACACTATCAAAAACTTTCTCAAAGTCAACTTTGAAGATAAGCCCTTCCTTCATATTCTTTTTCATGATATccatcatttcatttgtgaTGAAAACACAGTCCAGAAGTTGTCGACCATGGATAAATGCAAACTAATTAATACCAAACACTTTGTCAATGACAATCCTCAATCTTCTGGTTTGAATCTTcgcaataattttataaaggcTACCAACAAGGCTAATAGGCTGATAGTCATTAAAGTCAATGGGGTTCTCTTTTTTAGAGACCAAGGTGATGAAAGAGGCATTAAGTTCTCTCTCAATGattccattttcaaaaaagtCGTTGACCAATCTCATAACATCAACCTTTATAACTTCCCATTCGCTCTTAATGAAGTGGAATGTGAAACTTTGTGGACCTGAGCCCTTGTCCCCGTCACAATTGTCAATAGCACTCCAAACTTCATCAACAGTTAACCTTTCCTCAAAGAGCCTAGCCGACTGTGGTTTGAGTTTCATGAGGCCACAATTTAGCTCTCTAAGTTTAGGCACAGGTTTCCGATCATAAAGCCTCTCAAAGTGTTGAGCAACCTCCTCTTTGATAGCATTAGAATCAACCAACTTTTGACCATGACaaagaattttattgatttgattaattCTCCCTCTTGTTGAAGCAATGTTGGAAAGTAGCGAGTGTTTCGGTCACCATCAAAAAACCATTTTATGCGGGCCTTTTGTTGTCAAGAGCGCTCCTCCATTCTATAGACCTTCCATTGGTCTCCCGTGAGCATATTTAggtgtttaaattttttcgcGTCATGTCCCTGCTATTGCATCTCATCAACTAAGCGTTGAATTGCAATTTTCAAGCTACGGATTCTATCCCCAACATCACCAATGGTCTCTTGCTGCCACTTTTTAAATGACTGTTTAACACCCCTTAACCAATGCCAAACAATTGCCCTTTTGGAATGACTAGACACAATATTGATACTGTTCaaagtgatttttctttttcaacaaatTCATTGAATGAAGCTGTATTTGTATTTTCAAAGGAAATGATTTTTCGTGCGTATGATGAACATGGAAGATGGATTCTTAACCTATTGTAGCATTCAAACCCATTCTACAATCAATTTACAACAAATTGTAAGTTCAACAATCAAATCATGCGTGGACCATGATCACTATATGCAAGTTTTGGacagaaaataagaataagCTGGAGTATAACGACAAGATTAAACTATTTGTTATTTTGGtcaatcaaaaaatatattacaaCTATGTATCTATTTTCTATGCAATCAGGAGCTAGAAAGAATAAATTGTTATATTGGCAAAACCGCAAAAGGAACATATGGAATATGTAAAAATTATATCTGCCTTCCTTTCAcacctttttactttttattaggaaaataataagaaatgcgcactcataaaaacattttaggcataatgtttgaaaaagtttttaattatttaataaattttaaataaattttattcttctattacattcaatcaagccctatatctttattttggatcaaataaaGTCTTTATAACTAATTGTTAACTAATTGTCATTTTTTATCCACATTGCGTTAACATAGAGTGTGCAAAATATCACATGATCACATTATTATACTATATTAGCATATAACGTCATCATTCATTATGACATATTAACTTGTCATGTCAAAACCACATAATATAAGAGTCtgattaaaagtaataaaagaataaaaattcatttaattttttttaaataattcgagaagctttttaaatattatgccAACATTTTATGACGCACACCCTCTCTTTAATTTATAGCATTAGCAGCGAGCTCAAAATAATTTGGCAGTATTTTTTTAGTTGAAGAAAAagtattaaggtctaaatttaatcaaaatatcaccCAAAATTTACCTGTTattcataatttaatatttgatcAATCGTAtgatgtaaaattttgaaaggaaTTGAAAGCAAATTTGATTTGTCTTACTTTTGAATTTGGTTGTCATTTGGAAtaggaaattatgaaatttaatcGTGTTTTTGTTGACAAACGTTATCCTCCTAAAAGACAATTCTTGTGGACTACATTCAACCCATTGCTGTTTAGTGGGATCAGTGATGACAAATTGACAAAGAGCGACGaccatttcatttttcaattttccacAAGGGCAGTTCGAATCATCATGTATTCATAATCAACTTAGCCACGTCATCCACTTTTACCCCAAGACTTGACAAGGtcaaaaatacaaaaactaAGGCCCCTTTGCACCAATTTCTTCTTACTcataattttcactatttataTAAATGTTAGTATTTGTTATTACATGTATTGCATATGAAtagttgttttttttctttttaaaataataattatatgtaaatataaatatttttaaaagataaagtgTGAAGTattaataacttttttatCGGAGAAGTTCGTTCGAataattggaattttattcaatattattaaaattaagaaaaatacttttaatGAAAGTCATTCAATACAATTACAAttcttatttataaattgaataaattttactaacttttataatgaaagaaatatttttaatgaaaatcatCCATgcaattagaatttttacttataagttagataaatcttattaatatttataataaaaatgtttaaaatgacaattaaaaaatataatgaataaatatatttattttggtgaatcaaaacaaaatttaatattctaacttatatgttatataaattataatttaacaaAAGTTATAAATAAAACTTGATAAATGTACAAAGGAACATCATAACAATTAAAACTCACTATTCcttcttcaaaatttcatgTTCGAGTCTTAAGATGAACAAGTTAATGTAtattatgtagaaaaaatgacctcttattatgtaattcaaaaactttatatatcaaaaaagaGAAGTGATCCATTTACACGATTGTTAGCTTTTTTTCATGCTACATATAGCATgcacataaaattttaaattaattaaaaatacatagctattttttgaaaatataagaattcaaccattaaatatattttgtaacATAGGGCATGTTAATCGATACGATATAAATATTAGGTTATCTTGAAAATTTAGGTGCATGACAAACATTAAGATACTGTTAAATGTTCAACTCCAAGTGGACCCATGGAATGTAAGAACAAgatcaagcttttatttctctctGATAGGGCCCATAAAGTGGCTGGCTCTAACTATCTTGAAGCCCAAAACAAGCTGCTTTTGATGCATTTCTCAGCAATGGGTCAGGCTACAAGATTAGGCCTAGGTTTGCATGTCGAGGCACTCAAAGTCATGCCTTTTTTTGGCAGTCTGGTAGAAGCAAGATAAGACTAGACGCATCTCAATCAAGAAATTTAGGTTGCAATTGAGCCAAGACATGACCATATGAAATGTTGGGGAGGGCCTTCATTCAGAGAGTGCCACCTTTGGCTGGAGAAGTGATCAGATTGACCATGAAGTGATAACCATTGCTGTTGtgaattatgaattatgattTCTTATTATTCGTTTTAGTTGAAGCTTCTTTGCCAATGTTTTGGATTATTATCCGAAATTATTTATCTGTCTTCTTCCTTTCCAAAACATATGTGACTACTGATTGACAAATGCATGTTCCCCCTCTCTGcccttttattttatttataagcaGGGTTAAAGAGTTTTCATATATCTCATTGGGATTTAGtttaacaaattaataaattgataCAATATTGAAAGGACATGTAATCGTGAGATTTAAAAACGCAAATAACTATGCATAGAATAATAGGCTTGTTGAACCTCCAAAAGCTGAATTGGAATCAGTTTtatatcaatttcataatGTAGTTTGATCATGATACGAATATTTAGTACCAAATAGTTACtcatattcatatattttataattcattgatgattttattttcctaatatatattttcatagatgttatatgtttaatatttaaataagctTCCATGTCACCAACATTACTTCAACTGTTAACTCGTAATATACAGATATTGGTGCTATAGAATCTCCTTTTTGGAAGGAAGtactataaaagaaaatagagtaaCAAGAAACAATAAGATGAAAGTAAAATCACCATCAATTGCAAAAATAATACTTGATAATAAGATGTCATGTTTTACAAGCTGAAACACCGGAAAGGTATATGCAGGATCATCCTGATAGAATTTCCCATAGCTCCATGTTCCACTCTTCCTTTTGTAGGGGCCATTCCCCCTTGGGCCTAAATTTAAGAAAGTGAAAAGTAGGTAAGAACCACTGAATATTCTTCTTCTAAAAGCAATGGCTTTTGGTTAATGTTGCCGGTATCCTTTTTTCTACCTTATCAGCTCCACTTCAAAAGATAGTCAAACAAGGAAGATTGGAAGGTGCAAAATTacaaacaaaaggaaaaattattcTTCAGAATAGCTAAAATATAGTCATATAACGCTGTGTTCAGATGGATTGTCCAATCAGTGGCAAAAATTGCTTGCTATTACCAGCACAACAATGTGACTTTTAACAGTGTCCCTTGTGTTGTCGTTTATATCAGAAAGAAACAAATCCTTTAATGACCAAGATTGAAGATGTGTGAAGAAtagtgttttcttttttgacaattaatttggaaatgaattaaaagaagaaaagagatcAATAAAGAATTCCTGGTTGTCAATTATACCTTGCTTAAGAAGGCCCCCCAGCCATATTCCTTTCTTCAATGTTGCTATTGATTTCAGCACAAGGCAGCCAAGAGCTTTGCCTACCCTGAATGATTGATCAAACCCTGATCATTAATTGCTGAGAGGACTCTGTTATATACTGTAACAAGCAGGAGAAATTATAACCATAGAGTTCCAGCCAAGTCAGCAGGCAGATGTGTTCTGCTCATTAAGAGTCACCTCCTATTTAAGTTAGGGTAATTCTGAAATCTGAAATCTGCTCTTGCTAGTATAAAGATGAAACAATGGGAAGAGAATTGTTgatgtagaaaaaaatatgttaataAACATATAAAGAGCTAGGAATTGTACATATCTCATTAAAGCCAGGATCCATACACCATTACACCCACTAAATACATGATTGCATATACATAATACCCTGCTATTCTAACCCAGATCCTTCCTGCTTTCTGGATACATCTTTCTAATTAGCCTATCACTTCAGAGCAAGTCAGACTGTACTCATCTAATTAATGtggattcaaaaaaaaaaaatgaaagaaagtggaaccaaaattcatttttaacaTCATCTTAGCTTTCAAAACTTTTCCCCATCAAGCCCCAGTTAAACCAACTAGTTCTTTTGACAATTCTTCCATCAGTAATCCGAAGATAGCATATTCAACTTCCAATGCTGTCTCTCTAATCTGCCCTTGAATATTTTTCCACCCATCAAGTTCCCTTCTGAAATCTTGTTCCACCATCATGTCAATGGTGTTTGATTCCACATCCTTCCATGACTCCAACCTTTTACAAACCATTCTAACCACCACTTCTCTGTCGATGTAGCAGTTTTGCTCTGTCTCCTCCTCAGCAACCAGATCTGATACTAGCCTTTTCATGCCTTCTGGGGAATGTCTTAGactatggaagcttgatttaaGCACTTCTTGGACGAAGGCATCGACATTCATTTCACTATCTGATGAAGCTGACTCGTGCtcaatttcctcttcttcCTCTAGGTCACAAATACCATtgtcatcattatcatcatcttgcTCTTGTTCTAACATTCTTTTCTCTAGTTCAATTGGATCCAATTCGGCCAGTTTCTCAAATCTACGAAGTTTATGCAGTAGCTGCTGCTTTGCTTCTGGTGATAAAACAAGGAAAACCAAAAAGGACATCAGTATTCTGGCAAACAGCACCTACTACTACTGCCAATGCCTTTTACATTATAATTAAGATAAGCTTCAAATACATGCAAatggtttttatttatatacacTATTAGTTTTTCCATATATTTGAAATAACAGTTGTGAGAGGAAAAGTTCAAGCGAATTTAAAATCCCCGCTATAAAGGTAATCAACAGTTATTAATGGTTTAGATGTTTAATCAAGGAgaagattttaaattcaatggGTTCCACCAGATTGAAGAGTGCtgacaatatttttaaaaacaaaaatgataaatcCAGAGAGGAATAGATGGGGAGGAATTGCCATATTCGTAAATCCAAGTGAACTATGACAATAAAGCTAGGCCATCCACCATTAAAGAGCAGGGCACAAGCAAAGTTATGACAGTGACAAGGAGTAACCAAACTCTTCTGGTTTTAGGCTTATAGTCGAATCTGAATTCAATTCAGCCTGCCCCAAGCCTTTAAGTTTGAAAGTCCTAGAGACTGAAGTATATGGAATACTTCCTCCTAGTTGTACAAGAGATGGTTTAAATGCCTTCTGCCTCAATCATTTCAGCTCCTTGCTCTCAAGGGTAAAAAACATTAGTGAGGCAATCAGCTTAAAATTAACTTGTCCAACAGAAGAAACAAATGGCTTGATCAAAGGCCTGAAGTTTCCAAAATAAACCTTGAAAGCTCAAGAAAACCTAAGTAGATGATTACATGGTCCAACAGACTGGAGCAAAAGAGTACAAGCACAATTAAGACAGATCTCCTAACTTTGAAATGTGGGTCACACATGAAGTTATGACAAACGTTGGTGTCTGCTTCATCCAACAGGTCACTTTAGCCTAACTTGATGTACAAACTAAAATCTAAACTggcaacaaaattttttatggaTCCCACATTATATAGCGTCACCAAAAGCTGTACCGATTTGCCCAAAATCTTAACTCACCCCACATATTTACTCAACAACTTTTTACATATTAGAGATCAAAAGATTTAGACTTGAAGTCTCTTCTTGAATAAGATGTTTATATTTAgctatcaaattaaattatgcCTCGGCAAACAAGTTTGAGCAAATGCATGAACATGGAATTACTGCTAAGTTACTGATAAAGACCTCACAAACAGAAGGAATGGTaccaaaattaattgaagTGATTTAAAAAACGTACTTTGTACAATTGCATAGCTGCATTCAAGATCGAAACCATCATTCTCATCATCATCCACATGTCTATCGTCATCGTCCTCGAATGGAGGGTCCAACACAGAAACAGGACTGcattgttctttttcttcctcctctTCTTTTACTTGCAATTTTTTTAAGCTCTCGACTTCATACTTTTCCTTGTCCTGTTACAATTCCATACAACCACCTTAGATTAAGACATGTTATCCTTCAGATAACATTTTGCAATATGGTATTAGTTAAAAttccaataattttaattgataacTGATTGGATTGTTGACTTCCCTTACCAaaatttttaggaaaaaaaaaaaagaaacatgcAGCTGAATTTAGTAATTTAGAAAACAGTTGTCTGATTTTGGTGATGGGATCCCacagaaaaaacaaaaatggatTTGTCCCTTTTGGGAAATTATTTACTGGACAGActcttaataaaaataagatttgCATGGCAGACGCATGAGCAAAAGTATATGCTTATCAAACATGCAAGTAAATGTTCATGATAAAATGGCTAAATGACATATATAACCCTCAAAGCCAGTCAAACCAACCGAAACCTTCCAACAAAAAGAAGCCAAGACTAACAGGGCATATTTGTCAATTAAGATCAAATATCCGGCAAAAATTTGCAGCAAAGTGATTACATTGCCGACAGTTCAAGCATGTCAGAGAACTCAGTCATCTGAGTCACGAGTTTACTTAAATACACTCCCAAAGTGAAGAAGCTTTAAACAGACCAGAGTTGCAGTGTTGAATAACCACCAATTGATtactaaatttatttaatttataatcttcCCAATTAAATGTACTAACCTGTTTTTGGTCGCGACTGGGGGATGTTGCCGGGGAAGAGAAGAGGGGTGTCCGGTGACCAAAAGAAGAGCTTCTTTGAAGCACAAAGTGAAATGGGCTTTCACAAAAGTGCTTATCACAAGAAGCACAAGCTGCGttattttctaaaacatctTTGGACATGAAAATCTCTTCAAAATCCTCGGATTGACTACAACTACTGGAAGTATCTAAATCCCTATCCAAGGATTTTTCTTCATTACTTTCTGACCAAACAGCACTGCTTGGCCTACCATtataagaagaagaaaacccCATTTCACAACCACTTTTCTCTTCCATTGCTGAAgacattttcttttggttttgattGCTTTTCCCCACAGTTGAATCCCACCTTAAAATGTCTTTGACTGAAACTTTAGCTCCATCATTAGCTATTTCATTCTTTCGGTTTCTGTTACGGTGAGTTAGCCTCTTTAGAATGGAACCAAATAAGCTAAAACTACGGCCATTGTTTTTGCTCTGGGGTTTGGTTTTTGATGAAGATTGCTTTTGAATCCTGAGAGCAGCTTCAAGCAGCAGAGCTGCTGTTCTTGCTGGGATGTGAAGAAAGATGGCATTGGGGCTCTTGCAAGGGCTTTTAGCTGGGGATGGAAATTCAAGCAATGGAGACTTTCTCGGGTCTGGTGAGTCCTGGAAGGAGAAAAAGCAAGCATTTTTGCAGAAATTTGAAGGAAAGTTTGAGTTTTGAGAGATGGGCTTTCGTTTCTTGATTTGAAGATGAGTTTTTGGTGAAGGATTCTTGAGTTGACATCGCCTGTCAGCAATGTAGTTCTTGAGAAGAAATGGTTCTTGATCCTCTTGAAGTAACTCATGCA from Theobroma cacao cultivar B97-61/B2 chromosome 5, Criollo_cocoa_genome_V2, whole genome shotgun sequence carries:
- the LOC18598177 gene encoding uncharacterized protein LOC18598177, yielding MMAQKHLHELLQEDQEPFLLKNYIADRRCQLKNPSPKTHLQIKKRKPISQNSNFPSNFCKNACFFSFQDSPDPRKSPLLEFPSPAKSPCKSPNAIFLHIPARTAALLLEAALRIQKQSSSKTKPQSKNNGRSFSLFGSILKRLTHRNRNRKNEIANDGAKVSVKDILRWDSTVGKSNQNQKKMSSAMEEKSGCEMGFSSSYNGRPSSAVWSESNEEKSLDRDLDTSSSCSQSEDFEEIFMSKDVLENNAACASCDKHFCESPFHFVLQRSSSFGHRTPLFSSPATSPSRDQKQDKEKYEVESLKKLQVKEEEEEKEQCSPVSVLDPPFEDDDDRHVDDDENDGFDLECSYAIVQKAKQQLLHKLRRFEKLAELDPIELEKRMLEQEQDDDNDDNGICDLEEEEEIEHESASSDSEMNVDAFVQEVLKSSFHSLRHSPEGMKRLVSDLVAEEETEQNCYIDREVVVRMVCKRLESWKDVESNTIDMMVEQDFRRELDGWKNIQGQIRETALEVEYAIFGLLMEELSKELVGLTGA